Proteins found in one Oreochromis niloticus isolate F11D_XX linkage group LG22, O_niloticus_UMD_NMBU, whole genome shotgun sequence genomic segment:
- the dazl gene encoding deleted in azoospermia-like isoform X2, translating into MDINKPRSANQTLPSLRLSNGYILPEGKLTPNALFVGGIDMKVDENEMRDFFGRYGTVKEVKIITYRGGICKGYGFVYFSEDVNIQTIIEQQISFKGRKLKLGPAIMKERVSRSMPSRLVGPAPWVNPTQYFYCACCSPMGGGVPQPSPIINGGNPYNQPYSYANFGGVMIPQMPVNYAQNAYAYQYTPPPWTADQRTRPVNQSFVDCGVQTMLTVL; encoded by the exons ATG gaTATCAACAAGCCCAGAAGCGCTAACCAGACCTTGCCTTCTTTGAGGTTGTCAAACGGATACATCTTACCTGAGGGCAAATTGACTCCTAATGCCCTCTTTGTTGGCGGGATCGACATGAAG GTGGATGAAAATGAAATGCGGGACTTCTTTGGAAGATATGGTACTGTTAAGGAAGTAAAGATTATCACATACCGTGGAGGAATCTGCAAAGG TTATGGATTTGTGTACTTCAGTGAAGATGTCAATATTCAGACAATTATTGAG CAACAGATCAGTTTTAAGGGACGGAAACTCAAGTTGGGCCCTGCCATCATGAAAGAAAGGGTCTCTC GGTCGATGCCGTCACGTCTGGTTGGCCCCGCTCCTTGGGTGAATCCCACCCAGTACTTCTACTGTGCTTGCTGCTCACCCATGGGAGGTGGGGTGCCACAACCTTCGCCCATCATAAACGGAGGCAACCCATACAATCAG CCATACTCCTATGCCAACTTTGGAGGGGTCATGATCCCGCAGATGCCAGTGAATTACGCACAGAATGCCTATGCCTATCAg TACACCCCACCTCCCTGGACAGCGGACCAGAGGACACGGCCTGTCAATCAG AGCTTTGTGGACTGTGGAGTCCAGACCATGCTGACTGTGCTGTAG
- the dazl gene encoding deleted in azoospermia-like isoform X3: MDINKPRSANQTLPSLRLSNGYILPEGKLTPNALFVGGIDMKVDENEMRDFFGRYGTVKEVKIITYRGGICKGYGFVYFSEDVNIQTIIEQQISFKGRKLKLGPAIMKERVSRSMPSRLVGPAPWVNPTQYFYCACCSPMGGGVPQPSPIINGGNPYNQPYSYANFGGVMIPQMPVNYAQNAYAYQSFVDCGVQTMLTVL; the protein is encoded by the exons ATG gaTATCAACAAGCCCAGAAGCGCTAACCAGACCTTGCCTTCTTTGAGGTTGTCAAACGGATACATCTTACCTGAGGGCAAATTGACTCCTAATGCCCTCTTTGTTGGCGGGATCGACATGAAG GTGGATGAAAATGAAATGCGGGACTTCTTTGGAAGATATGGTACTGTTAAGGAAGTAAAGATTATCACATACCGTGGAGGAATCTGCAAAGG TTATGGATTTGTGTACTTCAGTGAAGATGTCAATATTCAGACAATTATTGAG CAACAGATCAGTTTTAAGGGACGGAAACTCAAGTTGGGCCCTGCCATCATGAAAGAAAGGGTCTCTC GGTCGATGCCGTCACGTCTGGTTGGCCCCGCTCCTTGGGTGAATCCCACCCAGTACTTCTACTGTGCTTGCTGCTCACCCATGGGAGGTGGGGTGCCACAACCTTCGCCCATCATAAACGGAGGCAACCCATACAATCAG CCATACTCCTATGCCAACTTTGGAGGGGTCATGATCCCGCAGATGCCAGTGAATTACGCACAGAATGCCTATGCCTATCAg AGCTTTGTGGACTGTGGAGTCCAGACCATGCTGACTGTGCTGTAG
- the dazl gene encoding deleted in azoospermia-like isoform X1 encodes MDINKPRSANQTLPSLRLSNGYILPEGKLTPNALFVGGIDMKVDENEMRDFFGRYGTVKEVKIITYRGGICKGYGFVYFSEDVNIQTIIEQQISFKGRKLKLGPAIMKERVSRSMPSRLVGPAPWVNPTQYFYCACCSPMGGGVPQPSPIINGGNPYNQPYSYANFGGVMIPQMPVNYAQNAYAYQLTPLPSYTVHPTSLDSGPEDTACQSELCGLWSPDHADCAVVHSY; translated from the exons ATG gaTATCAACAAGCCCAGAAGCGCTAACCAGACCTTGCCTTCTTTGAGGTTGTCAAACGGATACATCTTACCTGAGGGCAAATTGACTCCTAATGCCCTCTTTGTTGGCGGGATCGACATGAAG GTGGATGAAAATGAAATGCGGGACTTCTTTGGAAGATATGGTACTGTTAAGGAAGTAAAGATTATCACATACCGTGGAGGAATCTGCAAAGG TTATGGATTTGTGTACTTCAGTGAAGATGTCAATATTCAGACAATTATTGAG CAACAGATCAGTTTTAAGGGACGGAAACTCAAGTTGGGCCCTGCCATCATGAAAGAAAGGGTCTCTC GGTCGATGCCGTCACGTCTGGTTGGCCCCGCTCCTTGGGTGAATCCCACCCAGTACTTCTACTGTGCTTGCTGCTCACCCATGGGAGGTGGGGTGCCACAACCTTCGCCCATCATAAACGGAGGCAACCCATACAATCAG CCATACTCCTATGCCAACTTTGGAGGGGTCATGATCCCGCAGATGCCAGTGAATTACGCACAGAATGCCTATGCCTATCAg CTGACGCCTCTCCCCTCATACACAGTACACCCCACCTCCCTGGACAGCGGACCAGAGGACACGGCCTGTCAATCAG AGCTTTGTGGACTGTGGAGTCCAGACCATGCTGACTGTGCTGTAGTCCACAGCTACTGA